The sequence CATTatttttttcaccattttattattagtagattagtGAAAACTTGATTTGAAAAATGCATGGGAGATacgatttatagattttttaaagcctatttgaatagtcacaaccTTTCAATATGAATAGTCGTATTCTTCTAATACTCACAACTTCttactttttaaaagatactagtgaatagtcacaacttttagactatttttagaaggacacaaccttacaacatataacttttagaaaagacacaaccctctacacatatttttcaaaagacacaacctttcaacataattgAAGTTCACAACCTTAGGaattaattggaaaagacacaaccttacaacatagaacttttagaaaagacacaaccatTTACActactttttcaaaagacacaacctttcaacataagtggatTTACAACCTTAAaaattaattggaaaagacacaaccttccgacatagaacttttagaaaagacacaaccctttacacttctttttcaaaagatacaacctttcaacataagtggactcataacctttggaattaattaggattgctattattagtattAGTAGATTAGTGAATTTAAGCTGATCGGTttgatgtttatatatttattacacaAAACTAGTTTGCGGTTTGgagtaattatttatttattttctctgtGTGTCTGAGTGATGTGTTTTGGTttaaattgtgttatttcactctctctctcgatcATCTTGACAAAATGTAGTTGTagacaatttttttattcattagtAACTGATTATCTTTTTATTGAGAATATTTATTTAGTACATTATTATAGGTAGAAGAAGCTCCTTATCTTTGGAGCAACTAGAAAGAGTGAGAGACATGGAGATGATCTTGACCGGGGGGAAAAGTGTTTCATGCATCAGCGAACCTCTTCTTCTGACTCTGGGAAGAGAGGCTTGAGCGGAGGAAATCTTGTTTCACAGCGTTCTTGACGGTCCCGTTGATGAATCTCTGGTACCATTTGCCAGATTCTTTGAGGTTTCTATCGTCAAGATCTTCCCAATTAACGTAACTGAGTCCAAATCTGACGGTAAAGCCTTTACAGAATTCATAATTGTCTCCAAGAGCCCATGCGAAGTATCCTCTCACGTTGACACCCTTCTCCCTGAAAACAAGAACAATCATATATAAATGTtagcaaaaaagaagaagaaataacatAAGAAGAAAATCATTTATAGTAGTATCCACTCACTTGATGACCTTGCGGAGAAAACATAAATGACTGCAGAGATAATCAATTCGCTTGTAATCGGCAATAGCCTGCTCACGGTTTTCTTCACTGGGGGtactaaatcctaaataaaCCGCCACATTAAAAATATTCCACAATAAAGTCAGTTTCTTCGACTAATATcaaaatacaataattattaTGTGGTATAAATGAAAAGAGTTCGTAAAACTCACCGTTCTCGGTGACATAGATTAAAGGGTCTCCGTATTTGGTTTTGAAGTAGTCCATTACGTAGTAAATGCCTTTTGGGTAGTAATAGCTGTTGCCGTTTACCTTGTCTTCAACGAACTGTGAAAATGgaagtaaataaatatacacatcaattaaaaaacataattaggGTTGTTATACTGAAAActgaaaaaatgaaagaaaaacaaatcttaGGGGTGGATCATTGATATATACCAGTGGACCAAGAAATTCACCACGTGAGTTATCATCTGTAAACACAAGGATGAAATAACAGATGGTCACTCACAAAGTATGTTGCAACAAAAAGGAgataaaagaatatttatatgtatagaaAGGCTGTATCTAATTAGTGGTAATAGACTAGTACATGTGAGCTTTACGCCAGCGTCCATCATGGCAGTGTGTGTCTCTGAAGGATATGGGTTAGGTTTTGGCTGGGCGTACTGAGTGACGTAATAGTTGAGACCAAGAAAATCATATGAACCGGCAACGAGTGCGGCTTCTTCCTCGGTAAAGTTGGGAAGCCTACTACCCACAATCTGCCTCATGATGTCTGGGTATCTACCCTTTGTTAGCGGCTCCATGTACCTGATCCATGTATATCTTTTAATTATACATACATACACTATATACTGTTACATTGttctgtaatatatatatatatatataccatccATGGAAGAATTGGTTCATCCTCTCAGCTGCTTCTATGGAGGCAGGATCAGACTCATCAAATGGAAGAAACCATCTTGTAATCATTACAGGTCCAATCTTCCCTTTTTGGAACTGTTGGTTACGTGATATATGACTAAGTTAGAATCAGATATCTTAGATTACACTACACCATCTTTATCACGTATTGAGACAACTCACCTTGTATTTGGTCCTGTAAAGATCGACGACCGTGGCATGAGCAAGAAGCTGGTTATGTGCAACGATGTAGGGTTCTGTTGAAGAATTTCCACCGTAACACCTGTGCTTGGTATCAACCATAGGAGAACATCGACCGGGTGCATCTGTTCCAACTGCATAGCCTCTAGTAGGGACTGTGTATAGCTGGTTGATCGTGATCCAGTGCTTTACCTTTCCACCAAATTCTTTGAAACATAGATCCGCGTAGTCTTTGAAATCTTGTCTGTGCATATTAATATAGAATCATTTCAGTAATGCATGTAACTAAAACCaagtctttttcttcttttattaataatataagaaGCATGGCACAAATATAAACATACATGATCTGGCGGTCTAAGAAACCTTCATACTCATCTTGGAGTGTTTGAGGAAGATCCCAGTGAAAGAGGGTAACGAAAGGCGTTATATTCTTTTCGAGGAGTGCATCTAAGAGTTTGTGGTAGTAATCAAGACCTCCTTGGTTCACTCCCCTACTCACCTTTCCTTCTgctcatgtatatatatgtcgTACATTAATTAGTACTTTTTCAACTAAATGATCCCAATTAATATACAAACGAATGGATAACATGTACATACTTGGAATGATTCTTGACCACGCAAAGGAGAACCTGTAGCCAGTAGCATTGAGTTCGCCCATCACGTCTACATCTTTCTGcagtttacatattttaatcacaTGTCAATTCCACACGTAtagtttttatacatatatagttCAATCATACGAGTATCAATGTATTAACCTGCCATCTCGTATAGGACTCACAAGTAGTGTCTCCATTCTTCAAGTCTGACCCTGATTTCTCTGATAGTAGTtacaaatacattaatacatgtACATATAAACCAACGTTCATCTCATGTGTATATATACACTGTGACGTACCTGGATATCGGTGACTGAAGCCATCCCAAATGTTAACTCCACGACCTCTTCCTCCTTCGATCtgaaatgaaaagaaacaacCATGCGAAGttgcattttagtatttttgaattgtatttatttatacgtcaaaaaaaatttgttacatGCCTGGTAAGCAGAAGATGCAACACCGAAGATGAAGTCTTTTCCGAAGTTTTTACTGCTTAAAATATCAGTGTTACTACATGTGAATGGGTTGTTCTCTTCGCAAGTAATTTCTTCATCAGCTTTGCAACTCGCAGCAGCTAATAGAAAAACTAAAGCGAGTCCATGAAGAAGCTTCATGGTTAATATGTTGATGTATGTGTTCTGTTGTGTGGAACCTTGTGCCCATCTAGGGTTTATATAGCCTTTTCAAAAGAAGACTGTTGTATGCATTTTTCTTTGTCTAAGTGTTCTGATATTTTGGGAGAGGTTTAGCTGAGATGAAACCCGTGTGATCATTTACTTTAGCTCAGTGTTCACCGattgattatgtttttttttttgttttgtttccagTTTTTAGCATGCCTTGTTCTTCAATCAACCATTACAttgggaaaaaaaaatacaagatgTTGCATTTTTTATCTGAATTGTGAATGATTTATTGCTACTTTTCCTAGAGttaattttagtaaataacCTATGAAGTTGTACGAAAGCACGTCTTTGGACAATTAAATCTGGTGTCATTTTCTTgtcatattatttatattgttttcaagtgtaattttttttgttacattcCATATCTGGAACACACAACTTGGAACACGAATTGTCTCACATCTTCAAATTGATCCGTCGACAGTGATGAATGCAGCATGTATATATCGAAGGTTTGCTCAAAACTAGAACGACACGTATCATCATTCATCAAGATTTGTTGTATTAAATAATGTTCAAACATTCGTCATAATTAACGACATAAATTATTGAAGATTTTTATCGAAATATTATCAAGTGTTGAATCTAGAGTAACACTGATCCAAGGCCACACTTATCACGAGCCTCACCGCTCATAATCACAGCATATCTTATTGGTTTTGAGTCTTTTTACCTctctatatatacttttatcacATGAGACCGGAGTCTACGAAAGACcaaagaaaaccaaaaccaaccacattttttgcatttttttctaTCGTTTCTAGATAATCAGACCCGTACGCGCGTTTATGATTGATCGAAGCGAATAATAAAAATCTTTTcactaaatataataatacatattaTAATAGAGAATAAAAAACCGTGACTTCTGAATAAACAAGATAgttacttttttttgaaaaagattttACTATTTGGCCCTCTTCGTTTGGTCACCCAGGTGATTcatctgggtgaagatgcaaattgatattcgttttgtgcattataatgctacatccaCATAGATCATccagctgaatttttaaaaactcatctcaaattctcacccaaatgaaagtgagtcttgatggtgcattATCCAGATGCATCTAGTTTAGTCCAAAATGATAAAAGACaaaaatgactttttaaaatcaaaatattatttttaaaccgtaaattcaattttttttgcatatacatttttccgctataaccaaaaaatgcattttctcgcaaaaactgaaaaaacacacttcccgccaaaaccgcaagatgcgtttttccgcaaaaaaaaacataaaacacaaattttcataaaacacattttttggccaaaccagtaaaaccgcacttttcgaccaaaacaaaaaaaaacgcattttcccgccaaaactccaaaaagcattttctcgccaaaaccgcaaaaaacattttctcgccaaaaccgggaaaacgtaatttttccgccaaaaccggaaaacgcattttctcgccaaaaccagaaaacacaattttcccgccaaaaccggaaaacacaattttcccgctaaatccggaaaaacgcattttcccgccaaaactgaaaaacacaattttaccgccaaaaccggaaaaacgtatttttccgccaaaactgaaaaagtcAATTTTACCGCCAAAAttggaaaatgaaaattttccaccaaaaccggaaaaacgcattttttcgCTAAAActggaaaaatgcattttcccctcaaaactggaaaaaacgcattttcccgccaaaaaccagaaaatgtatttttccgccaaaaccagaaaaatgtattttcccgccaaaaccgcaaaaatgcttttctcgccaaaatcgcgaaaatgcttttcccgccaaaacttcaaaacacaCTTTTTCCGTCCAGACcacaaaaacgtatttttccgccaaacccataaaacgtatttttccgccaaaaccataaaatacacttttttgcgaaaaacacatatttcctcaaaaaccgcaaaaatattttcagccaaaaccgtaaaaatgctatttttccgtcgaaacgtaaaaaatatatttaagtcATTTTATTAATAAGTCCATCTGGATGCATatggaagttaaaaaatgaaaaaaacgaacatagttgcatttAGATGATttcatctggatgcatggacgaaatgaagaaacgaacaacacccagatggatcatctggataagacatctagatggaccatctggatgcatcttccagatgtacaaacgaacaggCCTTTAAATGCAAGAGACCGAAAATGTTTTGTAGAGATTGAACTCAGTAGGCCAAGTGGCCTTACATATCTAAAAGATACAAATTTGAATCAGTGAATTAGTTGGATGGGTTTCACGTAGAGAACCATAACTGAAGTAGAGAAGATGAGAAATTTGGCCTGTCGATTCTTAGACTGGAGATCCTGTTTTTTACCGTAAGCTTTATTTGAGCTACCAGGCCGTCTGATGAAGTGAAATGAGCATTGTGCAGTCGATTGTTCCTCTCTGTCCAGAGCGCATAAAGCGTCGCCTGCCAgcatagaagaagaagagtcttTTGGACTTTGTTTGAAGTATGGCTCTTAATTTGGGAAAGTATTGCAGTCCATTGACGAGATGAGGCGAAGTGACATTTTGCTGTCATGATTCTCCAAACATCCCAAGCAAAGTTACAGTCAAAGAAACAATGAGCAATTGACTCATCAGCAACATTACATAGGAGGCAACGGGGGTCTGCTTGTAATCCCCAACTGAGGATCCTGTCACGAGTGGGCCATCTGTTCCTGACCATCAACCACACTAAGAACATGTGGTTGGGTATACCACCTGAGATAGTTACTTGTGTATTAATCTATAGTTTAAATCTATACTTTATTTTGGATCGATAACTGGACAGGAAATGGTCCTCTTATCGACTTGGCAGGCGAGATAGGTCCAATGGTTACTGGAATTCAATTAAGTTCTTCAGTGGCTCAAGCTTCTTCGAATGGAACCTGGACTCTCCCTAGGGGTCGTCATCATGTTGTCCGACTACTACGTGAAGCTCTCACTCAGGAACCGCCATCACCATCAAATACTCAACATGATGTTTTTCTCTGGAAAAATGAGCTTAATGGCACTCCTGGCCTCTTCTCAGCTTCTAAAACATGGGCTTCTCTACATCCTTCTCCACCACTGGTCCCTTGGCACAAAACTGTATGGTTCAAAGAGAGAATACCCAAgcaagctttcattgtttgggTGCTTATGTGGGATCGGCTATCCACGCGTGACAAGCTTCTGAATGGGGTATCTCGGTTTCTCCAGATTGCGTTCTTTGTGGTTCTCTGCATGAAACAAgctctcatttattttttgaatgctCCTACTCAACTGAGGTCTGGCTCTCCTTCTTTACCCATCCATCACTATCTCCCCCCATATCATACACAGCAGCATTACTTTGGCTTCGGAGTTGCTCCTCTAACCCCAAGCTCAAAGCGATCTGCCACCTACTCTACCAGACCACCATCTATAGTCTTTGGCGGGAGCGGAACTCAAGAATACATTCAGGTACTCCCAAGCCTTCTCGTGTCATTAAAAAAGACATCACTACTTTGTTGAGAGCAAAGTTAGCAGGTCTTGATCAGGCGGCAACTCGTTCTACCAGTAGCCGTTCGGCGGGTTCCAATAATGGACAAGGATCATTCTTGTACAACTGGTTCATGTTCATTCAGATATAATCTCATCTTCTGCATCAGATGTCAAGGCCACTTCAATCATATATGCTCACACGTGTTTTAGCTTATGCTCTTTTGTTTTGCTTCAGCTTCTATTCTAAACTGATATTTGTAAAATGATATCTCTTTTCGGAAGATAAATGAaagaagtattttaaaaaaaaaaaaaaaaaagtaaataaataaatacattttaattatatctttcataattaaatattctTTTCGACAAAGGTTCTATTGAAATGCATGAAACAGACAAAGCTATGACTTCAAACATGCATGAGGTAAAATAATCTTATCATATTTTTGTaagaacaaaatatttaaatgtatgCTCTTTAGGCTTTCGATATATTAGGATGGGCCATAAATAATAGGTTCAGTTTAAGTAACATTCACGTTACCAATTTGCACTGGGTTTTTCTTAGGTTAGTATGCTCTTTCTGCAAACTGCCATGAAAAGATTGCACTGTGAATGTTAAGCTACGAGTTACGGACAACAATCAACTTGACGGAACAACAAGCAGTCGTCATCTTTAAAGCAGGCGCAAACTTCTATGTTTAATCCCAATAGACAAAcacatacttatcaaaaaaaaatctacatattGCAATAGCAATGATACGTTTTTTAACTAGTAGTGCGTATGGTGTAGTGCGTATGGTGAGTTTAAAATGGTCTATTACGTTAGAGAAGCTTTTCAAAGTTTTGTATAAATGCTATAAGGAccatttcaataattttttgaccCACAGATTCGCAGACCTTCCCCACCAACTCAATGAATACGACCATTTCTCACCTAGTCCCACAGATTCATAGAAATGGTCTATCGATTCTATCTTTGATAAGGTTTTGGTTCAGGAACAGCGGCGAACCTACGCTATACAGAAAGCGGAAAACTGCCACTACTGTAAagtaaaacaaatttaattacaCCAAGATTGTTAAGATTCTGCAGTTTGGTTGGCTGAAATTCTTACTCTGCCCCCACTCAGCAAAGGCTCGAATCTCCTCTTGACCCCCTCCCTtcattttttcttctcatttctTTATTTTACCTTTTTGACCTTTTTTGTGTACGTGTTATATTCATTActtttcttgttctttttctttgttctttcattatttttcttgttaattttcTTTGTTCCTCATTCTTTTCATAGTTACtactattttctaaaacaaatagtTATAATACTTTTCATTTCACTTGGGTAATGggttcattttgttttcttcatttagttacaaaaatattttagttgtaTTAGTATATTATCTCTCTATGTCCTcttctaaattttatatttattaaaaaataaaacagaattatgtaatattataaaaataaaaaatgtttttaattaataaattatttttatgcctccactcaaaatattttctagatCCGCCGAGTTCTTTTGTAATGTGAATATATTTCTGCTTAGTGAGACTGCGAGAGAAACACTAAGGAATTACTGAAGACTTTTTCAATGGATATAATCATatgcgtttttttttcttagtgaGAGAAACATTAACGAATTATTCAAGActtgtatcttttttttgtaatatatgcTTTTGCTTAGCgagaaaaacattaattaattattggaGAATTGTTTTTTTCAATGGATATCATCAGGCATAGTAGTGATTATTTATTGCATGATATGTGGCTTTGGGAAGATAATGGTGTATCATAAATAAGCATTCTACATCCATACGCAATTACATGTCACCTAACTCTATATTTCTgtctttattttttccttttgaaCTTAACTATATATTTCTGTCTTATGACATTTCTTGATTAATGGTTTGtctgataataatttttttgcgAAATGCTTGTTGCATTCTTCCTCCACGGctttaaggaaaaaaatactCTTTATGATTTAATATCAAAAACAACAGTTTTTATtcgaaacaataaaatattcaatgataatatgGTACACGACACAACATTGCCTGATAATCATAACTGATTTAAAGGCGAAAACCTTTAATCATTTCAATATAAAAATTCAGAAATGCAAACGCAAAAACTTCAGTCCAAACCAAACCTCGTTGGCCAACCATTGTTGATCCTATGACCAGAAAGatcggcggcggcggcggcggtggtggtggtggtggtgagagGCATCTGACTGGTGATTGGTAGTTGGTGATAGCCATTATTTTTGTCATCCATCGAAGCAACGGTTGCAGTATCTTGACCATCACTCATCTGCTGAGGTTGTCCCATCAAAAGACTCATGAACGATTGGTTTGAATTTGGATACTGATTTGAACTCTGTCCCTGATCATGATTCAAACCTGTGTACTTATCCTGGCTCGAACCATAGAACATAGGCTGAGTCTGGTCATCAAAGTTAGCAGGACCTTGGTATTGAAACGGTTCTTGATGATTCAT is a genomic window of Brassica napus cultivar Da-Ae chromosome A2, Da-Ae, whole genome shotgun sequence containing:
- the LOC125580880 gene encoding myrosinase-like; translation: MKLLHGLALVFLLAAASCKADEEITCEENNPFTCSNTDILSSKNFGKDFIFGVASSAYQIEGGRGRGVNIWDGFSHRYPEKSGSDLKNGDTTCESYTRWQKDVDVMGELNATGYRFSFAWSRIIPKGKVSRGVNQGGLDYYHKLLDALLEKNITPFVTLFHWDLPQTLQDEYEGFLDRQIIQDFKDYADLCFKEFGGKVKHWITINQLYTVPTRGYAVGTDAPGRCSPMVDTKHRCYGGNSSTEPYIVAHNQLLAHATVVDLYRTKYKFQKGKIGPVMITRWFLPFDESDPASIEAAERMNQFFHGWYMEPLTKGRYPDIMRQIVGSRLPNFTEEEAALVAGSYDFLGLNYYVTQYAQPKPNPYPSETHTAMMDAGVKLTYDNSRGEFLGPLFVEDKVNGNSYYYPKGIYYVMDYFKTKYGDPLIYVTENGFSTPSEENREQAIADYKRIDYLCSHLCFLRKVIKEKGVNVRGYFAWALGDNYEFCKGFTVRFGLSYVNWEDLDDRNLKESGKWYQRFINGTVKNAVKQDFLRSSLSSQSQKKRFADA